The Amycolatopsis endophytica genome includes the window GAACGCCGTGTTCGCGGCACCGTCGTCCCACACCTGGTACCAGTGCGGTTCGGCCTTGGTGATGTCCGGCGTGTAGAAGACCGCGCCACCCTGCATGGTCTGGGCGAACGCGCCCTTGTGACCGGGCAGGTGGGTCACGGTGTTCTCCATGACCGCGCGGCTCTCCGCGTACAGCGGGTCGTAGTCGTCGGCCCGCGGACCGTCCGGCAGGTAGGACACCGACTTGAGCTTCGGGTTGTTGCGGTCGGAGATGTCCCACGTCCGGACGGTCGGCCGCCGCAGGTAGGGGGAGGGCTGCTTGACCGGGTCGAGGATGATGTTGCGCGGTTCCGCGTAGTCACTCGTGACCAGCGTGTTCAGGTCCTCGCGGGCCTGGATGCCGTGTGGGTTGGCGCAGGTCGGCTGGCCCAGTGTCGGCAGGTTCTCGCACAGTTTGTCGTTGTCGCCCTGCGGGGTCGCCGCGGACGTCTGCGACAGGACCTGCGCGTTCTGGTCGAACCGCACGACCTCACCGGGGCTGCCGGCGAAGCCGTTGCTGATCACGGTCTGCCCGTTGGCGTAGGTGTAGGGACCAGGCGCGACCGGCCCGCCCATGTACGTGCCGTAGGCGGTGCCGTCCTTGAGCACCCAGTACGCGTCCGGAACCGAGCCGCCGAGCGTCTGCGTCGGGAGACTGACGCCCTTGAGCTTGAGCTCCGGCAACGCGCTCACGTCGAACGCGTAGGTCGCGGCGAGGAACAGGGCACCCGCGTAGATGGTGTCGCCCTTGTGCCACACGTACTGCATGTGGTGCGGCTCGTTCTCCACCAGCGGCCCGACGGTGGCCGTGTTGACGACCTTGCCGTAGGTGGAGGACCCCTTGGTCGCGTCGATGACGGCCAGGAAGTCCGGACCGGGCAGGGCGTTCTTGACCTTGTTGAGGCCGCCGCCGAGCGTGCCGGGAAGGTTCTTGATGTCCTTCACGGCAGTGTCCGCGATGTTCTCGTCACCGGCCCAGACGAGCAGGTACTCCTTGCGCTGCCCATTGTTTTCACTGCGAATTTTATTGACGTCGCCACCGACGAGGTGGTTTTCCACCCAGTACTGCTTGCCGTCCGCCCCGGTTTTCGAGTCGGTTTTGACCTGCACGTCGGCGTAGGCGCTGGTGGTGGTTCCCGTGTAGGTCACGGCACCGGCGGCCAGCGCCGCGGCCGCGACACCGGTCAATATTTTTCGCCATGTCGGCGATTTCAGGCGCATGCCCTCTCCATGTTCTGATAACCGAATCCCGTGCCCGGAAAAGGGCACAGCTCTCCCCTGGACTGTTCGAGGGGAAAGTTCGCGTCAGCTGATCGACATGGATGGGAATGGTGTCGGGAGTACCAAGTGAGTGTCAAAGGAGTGTCAAAGGCTGGGAATCACGAACAGCAAAAGTTCCCCGTGTCACCCTGACGAGTGACACGGGGATGGTGTTCGATACGGGGAGTCAGGAATATGGGCTCATGCTGGCTGCTCGACCGGCAGTCCCGCGAGAGTCGCGGCGTGGGCGAGTGCCTTGTCGTAGGTGATGAAGGCCCGCAACTCCGGCCCGGCTTCGAGAGCGCAGACAAGGTGGATCGCATCGAGCGAGCCCACGTGCGGGTCGTCGGCGTACATGCCTGCTCGCAGGAACGTGTCGGTGTCGACGACGATCCGGTCGATCCAGTCCAGGAGGTTCGCGGCGGTGGTGAGCCGTTTGTCCAGCTCGGCCTGGTCGACGCTCAGCTGCCGCTGAGCGTTGTAGCACGAGCGTCGTACGACGCGGAGAACTTCGGTCAGCGCGAGCTCAGAAGTGAGTACTTCCTCCAGGTGATCGTCAAGCCGTTCCCGCAGGGCCGCGGTTTCCTTCTCGGTGATGACGAGCTTCACCAGAGCGCAGGAATCCAGGTAGATCAAGTGCGCTCCCGGGCCCGCATCTCCAGCAGAATTTCGGAGAGCGTGGGGCCGTTCTCCGTCGCGGGGAGTGGGGACCAGTGCACACCCCGTCGCCCTGGGCGCAGGCGCCCGCGAGCGACGAGGTCGGCGCGGTGCCGCTCACCGGGAGTGAGCGGCACCAGCCAGGCGACCGGCAGCCCGTTGTCGGTCACGGGCACAGCGTGATCGATCTTCGCCAATTGGTCGGCCGTGAGCTTGCTCAGCTCGCGCATGGTCACGGCGCGTGGTTCCTCATGGCTCATGTCCCGCAGACTACAACGGTGTCGGACACCGCTGCAGTCCGCAGGACAGCGCAGGTCAGGCCAGCGCGTCCAGGTGGGAGCGCACCGGTCCGGAGAACGACCAGTTCGACGAGGCGTCCCAGTTGACGGACCACGTCATCACGCCGCTGATCCCCGGCCACGCCGTCTCCGGCACGTACGAGCCGCAGTTCGTCTTCGCCGCCAGGCAGTCGAGGGCCGAGTTGACCACCGATGGGTCCACGTAGCCGCTGCCCGCCGCCTGGGCGGTGGCGGGCAGGCCGAGCGCGACCTGGTCCGGACGCAGCACCTGCAACAGGTTGCAGGCTTGCGCGGTGACGAAGTCGACGCCGCCCTGCGACACCACCTGCCCATCACACCCGAGCATGCTGCCGGAGTTGTAGTACTGCGTGTGCACCACCGTGATCAGCGACTTCACGCTCTCGATCAGCGTCAGGTACCGCCCGCCCGGCTGCACGTCGAGCGTCTGCGGCGCCATCGTCACCAGGAAGCCGTCGCCCATCCGGTCGTGCACCTGGGTGATCGCGCTCGCGGTGTTCGCCGCGTCGAAGGTGCTCTCCAGGTCGATGTCGATGCCCTGGATACCGAAGTCGGTGGCGATCCGGGTGAACGACTCCACGAAAGCGCTTACCCGGTCGGCGCTGCTGAGGTCGATGTTGCCCCGCTCGCCGCCGATCGAGAGCACCACCGACTTGCCCGCCGCGCGTTTCGCCGCGATGTCGGCCTTGAGGTCGGCGTCGGTGTAACCGCCGAGCGCGTTCGACAGGTCCGGGTCGACGCCGAAGGTCACCGCGCCCGGCGTCGCGGTGTCCGCGTTGGCGAAGGCCAGCACGATCACGTCGTAGGAATCCGGCACCTGCGACAGCTTCAACGGCTGCGCCGCGTTGACGAAGTTCTGCCAGTACCCGGTGAGCTGCTTGGACGGCAACGCGGCCTGCGCGGGCGTCCAGCCCAGCGCCACCAGGATCCCGGCCAGTGCGAGCACGATCAGTCTCTTCATGTCGGACGCCTCTCTAGAACGGGGTGAGGGTGACGGTGCAGGACGTGGGCGCGGGATCCTCGATGTAGGAGGCGAACCCGCCGACGTCGTCGAACGCGAAGCCGTACGCGCGGCCGTCGGTGGTCGCGGCGTGCATGACGCGCGCGTAGTGGTTCGTGACGGGGTTCTGGTAGAACGCGCCGGCGTCGGACACCGGCTGGTCGGCGTGGTCGAGCAGCGTGGTGCGGTTGAGCGCGGCACCGAGCAGTGCGGCGACGGGCCCGGTGAGCCCGTCGTTGGGTGCGGCCAGCGCGCCGTCGCAGAAGAGGATGTCGCGTGTGGACGGACGTGCGATCGGGTTCGCCGTCCGGCCGGAACCGTCGCTCACCACGAGGTTCCCGTCCGGGCCGACGCGACCGCTGAACGTCGCCGACCCGGTGTTCAGACGCAGGTCGGTGCCCGCGTACTTCGACCACACCTGGTCGGTGTATCCGTCGAAGTACGTGGTGGAGAACTTGCCGGCGTCGAGACCATGACCAGGGGCGATGACACGCAGGTCGTCCACGACGAGGTTCGCGAAGTCCGCCTGCGCGCGCACCTGGTCGAAGATCTGCGCCCGTCCGCCCGCCTTGAGGGTGCCGGTGCTCTGCGAGGCGGCGCCGGTCAGCTGGATGGACAGCGGCACGCTGAACTGGTCGACCATGGTCGTGTTGCAGTGCATGCCGAGGTCGTCGAGCGTGAACTCGACGGAATCGTGCAGGATCCCGTAGTTCGGGTCGCCCGACACCCAGCCCGCGGGGTACTGCAGCGCGGGGCGGCCGGCGCCGTCGGTGACGGCTTTGAACTTCAGCTTCTGTCCCAGCGCGAAGTACAGCCGTCCGGACATCTTCGGCACGGTGATCGTGGTGCCGCCGCTGGAGGCCAGCGGGATGCCGTAGTCGGTGAACCCGTCGGATCCGTTGTCGGACAGGGAAACCGGCACGATCGCGCCGTCCGCGGTCACGTGGAACTGGGTGCCCGAGCTGTCCGTGCCGACGAGGTAGCACCAGATCGACGTGTTGTCGTAGGCGCCGCTGTTGTTGACGATCGTGAGGGGCAGCGTGGTCGCCGCCCAGGCCGGTCTGACGGCGAGCGCCACCGCTCCGGCGCTGGTGGCGACGAGGAAACTCCGGCGACTCAACATCGGCAGACCTTTCATCCGTTCGAGTGGATGGTCTGAACCAATGTGAGTGACGCGGGCGGCAACGGACAATAGGCTCATCAGGTGAAGCGCTGACAGGAACTGTCCGGCGCCGGGACTTCCGGGACGAGGTGCCTTCCCGTTCAGGCAGGCTGGAGGGTGTCCGCTTCCTCGGTCGGCGGCGGCGTGAGTGGATCGTCGGCTGGGCGGCGGCCGTGCTGGGTGATCAGGACGACCGTGGCGCCCTCCTCGGCGCCTGCCGCGCCGATCGGCGCCTGCGCGACGACCACGCCCTCCTCCGGTGCGGGCATGCCCTCGGGCCCGGCCGGCACCAGACCGGCGCGGCGCACGATCGCACACGCGTCGTCCGCACCCAGGCCCACGACGTCGGGCACCTCGACTACCGGCCGGTGTCGCCGCATGCCATCGAGTCTAGGCGCAGATCGACGACGTTCGCCCAGGTGCGGGACGGGGTATACCGGAGAGGTCGATGCCGACCGAGGAGGACGTCATGGTGCATCCCGAGCCTCCCGGGCCCGAGCCGATCCCGCCGGGGCCGGGGCCCGAACCGGTGCCGCCGTCTCCGCCCGGGCCCCCGGTGCCGCCCACGCCACCGGAGCCTCCGATGCCGCCGCCGGACCCGCCGCTGGAGAGCCGGACGCGACCGGAGCGGCCAACACGGTGACCGGGGCGGCCAACACGGAGACCGGGGCGGCCAACACGGTGACCGGGGCGGCCAACACGGGGGTGGGGGTCAGGGGCGGAGGGCGCCGATGCGGAGGCAGACGCCGGTCGTCAGGCTCAGGATGCCGACGAACAGCAGCAGCACGTTGCCCGCCACGGCGCCCAGTCCGATCAGCCCCACGCCCGTCACCATGAGCACCAGGCACAACAGCCGCCTGCCGAGGTTCCACTGCCGCACCCGGCCCTCGCGCAGTGATCTGGTCAGTTCGGGGTCCGAAATCTCGAACCACTGCTCGATCGCCCTGAGCTGCTGCTGTTCGTTCCGGCTCAACATGGCCGCCCCTGGGTCGCCGTCGACTCTGTGTGCTTCGGCGGATACCCGGATCAGCGCAGGTCAATCAGCCCAGAACGCGGTTCAGCCAGTCTTCCCACGCACGCGTGAGGCGGGCGGCGTCGACCTCGGTGTCGTAGACGTAGTGGGCCACCGCGATCGACAGGTCGATCCGGTCCCGCAGGTGGAACCGGACCAGCCCGTCGGCGGTGCGCAGGCCGAGCGTGCCGTGCCGGGTGTAGTCGACCTCGGCGTCGACCACGTCGCCGTCGAGCGAGAGGCGCGCGCGGTCGCCCACGGCCGGGTTCTCGCCCAGCTCCAGCTCCTTGCGCAGCAGCGCTCGCGCCCTCTCGTCGGCAACCTTGGGGCCCTCGGCTTCGACGTATGTGGCCCGTGCGCCGGCGAAGTGGCGGAAGTACGCCGCCAGCGTGTGGAAGTACAGGTCCCAGCCCTTGCCGGTCTGGTCCTCGTACTCGCCGGACCAGTCCTCGTCGAGGACGCCGCTGTGCACGAACCGCAGCACGGTCGTGCCGCCGTCGCGTGCCTCGATCAGGTAGTCGAAGGCGTGGGTGTCCGCGTCGACCCGGAGGTGCTTGGGCGGGTCCCAGGCGAGGACGTTCGCGGCGCCCGGATCGAGGTTCTCGATCGGCTGGAACCACGCGGTGTTGCCCGCCTCGGTGCTGATCGCCTCCCACACCTGCTCCGGCGTGGCCGCGAGGACCACCTCTTTGCGCAGCTCGAATTCTCGTGGCATGCGCCCCACCCTGCTACCGACAAATAAAGTTGTCAAGGAAGGCTCACCCGCCGGGTGGTTTCCCCTACTCCGACCAGGGGTACGCGCCGACGGTGCCAGGACCAACGGAACCGCAGCGGGAGAACGTCAGTGTCGCGGATCCGAAGGTGGTCAAACGAGCCGTCGGCGCGGCGGCCATCGGCAACATCACCGAGTGGTACGACTTCGGCGTCTATGGCTACCTCACCACCACGATCAGCCAGGTCTTCTTCACCGAGCTGTCCGGTCCGGTGGCCACGATCGCCACGTTCGGCCTGTTCGCGGTGTCCTTCCTGATCCGGCCGTTCGGCGGGCTGCTGTTCGGGCCGCTGTCCGACCGCATCGGCCGCAAGCGCGTGCTGTCGCTCACCGTCATCCTGATGGCACTGGGCACCTTCGCGATCGGCGTGATCCCCAGCTATTCGGCGATCGGCATCGCCGCGCCGCTGCTGGTCCTGCTCGCCCGCCTGGTGCAGGGCGTGTCGACCGGCGGCGAGTACGGCAGCGCGATGACGTTCATCGCCGAGTACGCGCCGGACCGGCGGCGCGGGTTCCTGGGCAGCTGGCTGGAGTTCGGCACGCTGACCGGGTACGCGTTCGGCGCGACGATCGCGACCGTGCTGACCGCGGTGCTGTCCGAAGACCAGCTGCTGAGCTGGGGCTGGCGCATCCCGTTCCTGATCGCGCTGCCGATCGGCCTGGTCGGGCTCTACCTGCGGCTGCGGCTGGAGGAGACGCCCGCCTTCTCGAACTTCGTGACCGCCGAGGGCAAGCAGCGCAAGTCCGCCGGACAGGAGTTCCGGACCATCTTCGTGCGGTACTGGCCCGCGATGCTGCTGTGCGCCGGGCTGGTGCTGGCGTGGAACGTGACGAACTACATGCTGACCAGCTACATGCCGACCTACCTGACCGACACCCTGCCCGGCCATGGTGACGACGGTGTCGGGGAGACGGCCGCGCAGGTGCTGCAGATCGTGGTGCTGGTGCTGCTGATGTTCGTGGTGACGTTCCTGGGACGCCTGTCCGACCGGTTCGGGCGGCGGCGGATCGTCCTGGTCGGTTGCGTCGGGCTCATCGTGCTGTCGCTGCCCGCGGTGCTGCTCCTGCGCGCGGGCGGGGACGTCGCCACGTTCGCCGGGCTGGCCCTGATGGGCCTGACGCTGGTCTGCTTCTCCAGCACCCTGCCGTCGACGCTGCCCGCGATGTTCCCGACCCACATCCGCGCCGGGGCGCTGTCCATCGCGTTCAACGTCTCCGTGTCGCTGTTCGGCGGCACCACCTCGACCGTGATGGGGGCGCTGGTCGCGGCCACCGGTGATCTGAACTGGCCCGCGTACTACCTGATCGCGGCCGGGATCGTGGGCGCGGTGTGCATCCATTTCACCCGCGAGTCGGCGGGACGCCCGCTGCAGGGCTCGCCCGCGATCGTCAGCCCGGACGAGCCCGCCGCGTCACGCCGGTGAGGTGGCGAGCTCCGGTTCGACGACGCGGCGGCGCGCCCGCTGCAGCACGAACGTCGCCACCCCGGTCGCGGTGAGCGTGACCACGCCCGCGATCAGCAGGGCCTGGCTCGCGCCGAGCCGTTCGCACATCCAGCCGAGCAGCGGCGCACCGGTGGCGCCCGCGGCGGCGGCGACCGCGCCGTCGATCGACAGCACCCGGCCGCGCATGTCCTCGGCGGAGTCGAGCTGCAGGCGCGTGCTCTTGGCGGTGTCGATCAGCACGGCGCCCGCGGCGATCGGCAGGATGACCGCGCCGAAGCCGAGCATGCCGGGCAGGAACCCGCTGACCGTCTGCAGGAGGCTGGTCACCGCGGCGGCGCCGAGCAGCAGTGGGATGGTCAGCTCGCGGAACCGGGCCGCGACGAAGCCACCGATCACGGTGCCGACGGCGAACACGGACGACAGCAGGCCGTAACCGGCGGCGCCGGAACCGAGCGGTCCCTCGGCCATGGCAGCCATGGTGACCTGGTAGTTGCGGCCCAGCCCGGACAGCACGAACCCGAGCAGGAACAGCACGACCAGCAGGTGGCTGCGGCGCACGTAGGCCAGGCCGGCGCGCACCCCGGCGCGCTCCGCCTTGGCGACCGCGAGCGGGAGCAGTTCGCCGGTGCGGATCACCAGGACGGTGACGAGGACGGCGACGAAGCTGGCGGCGTTGAGGAGGAACAACAACGCGTCGCCGACCGCGGCGGCCAGTACCCCGGCGAGGCTCATCCCGAGCACGCGGCCCGCGGAGTTGACCAGCGATCCCAGCGCGAGGGCGTTGCCCAGGTCGTGACGGGGCACCACCTGCCCGGCGAACCGGCCGAGCGCCGGTGATTCGAACGCCCCCACCACGCCGGCCAGCGCGGTGAGACCGTAGATGGTGGCCAGCGGCATGTCCCGCCACACCATGAACGCCAGCAGCAGCGCGATGACCAGGTGTGCCGACTGACCGGCCAGGATGATGCGCCGCGGCGGGAACCGGTCCGCGACCGCGCCCGCCCAGGGGCCGATGAGCAGCGCCGGAAGGGTGGACAGCAGAACCGACAGCCCGACCGAGGTGGCCGAGCCGGTGCGGGACATGACGACCCAGTTGAGGCCGAGTACCTGCATCCAGGTGCCGGTCACCGAGACGAGGTCGGCGGTGGCCCACAGCCGGTAGTTGTGGTTTCCGAGCGCGCGAATCATCGGCGGCATTTCTCGCCGCAAGGGTGTTTCCTTCCGAAAAACCGGGGGTATTCCCGAACGGGTCCCGGCAATGGGACGTACTGGAGCCTGGGCTCAGTCCAGGCCGCGACCCACGCTACCTGCGGCGCAAGGGTCTGTCGGCCCCTGCTTCCTGTGGCGATGCCGACAGGATGCGCTGTTAACGCTTCTGCGGTGTGGCGGAGGCCGCAGTCAGCCCGCGCGCTCGATCGCGAACGCGGTGAGGAAGCCGAGGACCGTGACGAGACCGGTCGCCATCCCGGCGCGTTCGAACGCCTCCGGGACCATCGTGTCGGCGATCATGGCGAGGATCGCGCCCGCCGCCACCGCGGTGATGAGCGCGACCGTCGCCGGCGATGCCTGGTCGAGGAGCAGGTTGCCGAGCAGGGCGGACAGCCCGCTGGCGACCGCGATCCCGCCCCACACGCCGAAGACGTAGCGCGCGCCGCGCCCGGCCTGCTTCATGCCCGCCGCGCTCGACAGGCCCTCCGGCACGTTCGAGATGAAGACGGCCGCGAGCACGGGCACGCCGACGCCACCGCCGCCGAGCAGCGACAGGCCGAGGACCACGGACTCCGGCACGCCGTCCAGCAACGCACCGATGGCGATCGCGCTGCCGCTGCCGCTCACGTCGCTTTCCGACGGCTGGTGGTCCCCCGACCGCTTGCGGTGCCGCGCGCCCCGCCGCGCCAGTGCGACGTTCGCCAGGACGTACACCACCGCGCCGCCGACGAAACCCGCCGCGGTGGCGGCCAGTCCGCCGGTGCGTTCCGCCTCGTCCATGAGGTCGAACGCGAGCGCGGAAATGAGCACGCCTGCCCCGAACGCCATGATGTGGGAGACGAGCCGGGCCGGTACCCGCACGAACCACGCCACCAGCGCGCCGAGGACCAGCGCGCCGCCGCCGACCAGACCCCAGAGCGCGGCCTCGATCCATTCCGGCATGCGTGCCTCCTCCCGCGACGAGCCCGGAAGCGATCATCCTCCGTCGCCGACGGGAGCGCAGTCTGTCCTAAAAGGACCGTCGCTCGCCGGTCTCCTCGGGGCGCCGCTCGCGCAGCGCGTCGAGCTGACGGCGCACGTCTTCGATGTCCCACCGGTACTGGCCGCCGGGGGTGACGAGCGCGGGGCGGATCCACCCGCGTTCGGCGTAACGGCTGATCGAACGCCGTGACAGGCCGAGCTCGGCCGCGAGTTCGCCCGAGCCCACCGTGCGTCGGCGTGCAGACATGATCGTCACCGTATTGGGTGACCCGCCCGACCTGCGCGGCCGATGGCCCTCTTGGCCCGCATAGCCCCGATGTCCCTGTTGGCCCAGTTGACCCGGTTGGGTTATTGAGCTTGGTGCCGGTTCGCGCAAGGCTCGCGGGGAGCCCGCCTGCTGACTCCCTTGTCCCGGGCAGGTCCGGGCGGGCTCCCTTACGCTCGGAAGAGTTCTGCGAGCGCTTTCCCGGTCTACGTAACAGGCGTGCGACCCATCCGACTTCCGGGCTGGAGGGACGACATGTCGAGATGGCGGCAACCGCACCGCACCGCGGCATCGGCCGGTCCGGGTGTGGATCAGGTGAGCCGCCGGGTGCACCGCGGGCTCACCTGTCCGGTGTGTGGCAGGCGGCGGCGCGAGATGCGGGTGTTCGGCACGCCGCGGCACGACGCGTCCGGAACCCCCAAGTCGCGCCGGATGATCCGGGCCGAACTGGCCGACCTCGCCGGCGGATGGCGGCCCGATCCGCTCTGCGACCGCTGCCGCCGGTCCCCCGTAAACGGGACCTAGTTACAGAGCAGCCGCTCTGTTATTGTCGGCGGTATGCCCCGCCCCCGCGTGCACGACCTCGACCGGCTGCTCGACGCCGCCGAGCAACTGGTCGCCGAGCATGACTCGGTGTCCGTGCGTGGTCTGGCGGCGGCGACCGGCGTTTCGAACGGCGCCATCTACCACGCGTTCGGGTCGATCAACGCGTTGCTCGGCCGGGTGTGGCTGCGTGCCGCGACGGATTTCCTCGTCCTGCAGGCGGAGCTGGCCGACGACGCGGCGACCCCGGTCGAGGCGGTCGTCGCCGCGGCGGGCGCGCCCGCGGTGTTCGCCGAGCGGCGCCCGCACGCGGCGCGGATGTTGCTGACCGTCAAGAAGGACCGCCTGCTCGGGCCCGATCTGCCCACCGAACTCGCCGACGAGCTGTTCGCACTCGACAAGCGCGTGGTCGCGCTGCTGGTGCGGCTGTCGAAGGCGCTGTGGGGCAGGCGGGACGGGGTCGCGGTCGAGGTGATGACGACGTGCGTGGTCGACCTGCCGACCGCGTTGTTCCGGCGCGCGCTGACCACCGGTGCGCCCGGCCCCGACTCCCGGAACCGGCTCGCCGCCGCCGTGCGAGCGGTACTGGCCGTGCCCCCTCGACCGAAGGACTGATCGTGCCCGCACTACACCACCAGGACTCCGTGTTCGTCCTCGACCTGGGCGCCGACGAGAACCGGTTCTCCCCGGACTGGCTCGACGACGTGCATGCCGCGCTGGACACGGTCGTGGACGGCTCCGCTCCCGCCGCGCTGGTCACCACCGGCTCCGCGCGGTTCTATTCGAACGGCCTCGACCTGGACTGGCTCTCGGCGCACGGCGACCAGGCGCAGTCCTACGTCGCGGACGTGCAGGCGCTGCTCGCGCGGGTGCTGACCCTGCCGGTCCCGGCGGTCGCCGCGGTGAACGGGCACGCGTTCGGGGCGGGTGCGATGCTGGCGATGGCACACGACTTCCGCGTCATGCGCGCCGATCGCGGCTACTTCTGCTTCCCCGAGGCGGACATCGACATCCCGTTCACGGCGGGAATGGCCGCGTTGATCCAGGCCAAGCTCACCCCGTCCGCCGCGATCGCCTCGATGACCACCGGGCGGCGCTTCGGCGGCACGGACGCCCGCGACCTCGGACTGGTCGACGACGTCGCCCCGGAAGCCGAACTGCGCGACCGCGCCGTGGAGCGGGTGCGCGCGCTGGCGGGCAAGGACCGCGGCACGCTGGGCGCGATCAAGTCGACGATGTTCGCGGCGGCGGCTGCGGCGCTGCACGGCTGACGTCAACCGGCGAGCAAGGGCCGTCGCGTGGGTGCGTCGCGCAGGATCGCTTCCCGGGTCCGGCGGACGCGTTCGCCCGGGGCGACGCCGAGGTCTTCGGTCAGGCGTCGGCGCAGCCGGGCGAAGACGGCGAGCGCGTCGGCTCGCCGTCCGGTCTCGTGGAGCGCGCGCATCAGCAGCGCGGCGACCGGCTCGTGGTGCGGATCCGCGACGGTCGCGGCACGCAGCTCGCTGATCGCGTCGTCGTACCTGCCCAGTTCGAGCTGCCAGAGCGCCTTGCGGTGCGACAGCGACAGGCGGAGCCCGGTCAGCCGGAACCGTTCCACGTCCGCGAACGGGCCGGGCAGCCCGGCCAGCGGCTCGCCACGGAACAACCCGAGCGCGCGGCCCAGCGCGTCGATCGCCGACGGCAGATCGGCGGCCCGCTCGGCCGCGTCGGCCTCGGAGGCCAGCTCCTCGGCCCGCGTCGCGTCCACCCGCACCGCCCCGCCGAGCAACCGGTAGCCGAAGCGGTCGCGGGCGATCACCGGGTCCGCCAGGCACTTGCGCAGCCGGTAGACGTAGACCTGCACCACGTTGCCCGACGGTGCGTCCGGCCCCCACACGTCGTCCAGCAGCTCCTGCCTGCCGACCGTGTGGTCCGGGCGCAGCGCCAGCGCGGCCAGCAACGTCTGCTGCCGCACCGGGCCGAGGTCCAGTGGCTCGCCGTCCCGCCACGCGCGCGGCGGGCCGAGCACCGAAATCTCCAGACGCGGCCCGGTCGCCCTGTTCGCGGTCACGATGCCGTGGTCGAAGGCGTAGACGATGACCGCCGCCCGGTCGCGGAGACCGAGCGCGGTCCGGATACCGGTCAGCCGCCCGGCGACGGTCCGCTCCGGGACGGCCAGGCGGTCGGCGATCTCGGCGTCGGTCAGACCGCGGCCGACGGCGCGGAGCACGGCGTGCTCCTCCGGGGTCAGGACTTCGGGTGTGATCGGCATGCCCCGAGCGTGCGGATTGCGCCGAACGGGCGACAGGCCAGGAACCGGCCACTTGTGGCCGGTTGCCCGATAAGATCGTTTTCGACAGGGCAGGCTCAACGGAAAGGCCGACTTGACCAGCCAGTTCGGCGCGCTGCTGCGGCAATGGCGGCGCCGGGCGGGCTTGACGCAGGAGCAGCTCGCGGAGCGGTCCGGCGTCGGGGTCCGCAGCATCCGGGGGCTGGAGACCGGCGAACGCGGCGACCCGAGACTGGCGACGGTCCGCCTCCTCGCCGAGGCCCTCCGCCTCGATCCCCCGGAACACGACGAACTGCTGACCGCGGCCGCGGGCCCGCGCACGACGCGGACCGGGCCCCCGGCCGAGCCCGCCGCACCCGAACCACCGGTCTCGTCCTTCCAGCACACCCTCGCCGACACCGCCGACCAGCTCGCCCAGGTCGTCGGCGCCCGCTGGCGGCGCGAGGAGGAGCAGCGCCAGGTCCAGGACCCGTTCCCGTTGCCCGTCCGCTGGACCGCCGCGCCGGAGCGGCTCAGGGACCACTGGGCC containing:
- a CDS encoding type II toxin-antitoxin system VapC family toxin, which encodes MIYLDSCALVKLVITEKETAALRERLDDHLEEVLTSELALTEVLRVVRRSCYNAQRQLSVDQAELDKRLTTAANLLDWIDRIVVDTDTFLRAGMYADDPHVGSLDAIHLVCALEAGPELRAFITYDKALAHAATLAGLPVEQPA
- a CDS encoding beta-1,3-glucanase family protein yields the protein MLSRRSFLVATSAGAVALAVRPAWAATTLPLTIVNNSGAYDNTSIWCYLVGTDSSGTQFHVTADGAIVPVSLSDNGSDGFTDYGIPLASSGGTTITVPKMSGRLYFALGQKLKFKAVTDGAGRPALQYPAGWVSGDPNYGILHDSVEFTLDDLGMHCNTTMVDQFSVPLSIQLTGAASQSTGTLKAGGRAQIFDQVRAQADFANLVVDDLRVIAPGHGLDAGKFSTTYFDGYTDQVWSKYAGTDLRLNTGSATFSGRVGPDGNLVVSDGSGRTANPIARPSTRDILFCDGALAAPNDGLTGPVAALLGAALNRTTLLDHADQPVSDAGAFYQNPVTNHYARVMHAATTDGRAYGFAFDDVGGFASYIEDPAPTSCTVTLTPF
- a CDS encoding PASTA domain-containing protein, whose protein sequence is MRRHRPVVEVPDVVGLGADDACAIVRRAGLVPAGPEGMPAPEEGVVVAQAPIGAAGAEEGATVVLITQHGRRPADDPLTPPPTEEADTLQPA
- a CDS encoding chitinase, which gives rise to MKRLIVLALAGILVALGWTPAQAALPSKQLTGYWQNFVNAAQPLKLSQVPDSYDVIVLAFANADTATPGAVTFGVDPDLSNALGGYTDADLKADIAAKRAAGKSVVLSIGGERGNIDLSSADRVSAFVESFTRIATDFGIQGIDIDLESTFDAANTASAITQVHDRMGDGFLVTMAPQTLDVQPGGRYLTLIESVKSLITVVHTQYYNSGSMLGCDGQVVSQGGVDFVTAQACNLLQVLRPDQVALGLPATAQAAGSGYVDPSVVNSALDCLAAKTNCGSYVPETAWPGISGVMTWSVNWDASSNWSFSGPVRSHLDALA
- a CDS encoding MFS transporter, whose translation is MPGPTEPQRENVSVADPKVVKRAVGAAAIGNITEWYDFGVYGYLTTTISQVFFTELSGPVATIATFGLFAVSFLIRPFGGLLFGPLSDRIGRKRVLSLTVILMALGTFAIGVIPSYSAIGIAAPLLVLLARLVQGVSTGGEYGSAMTFIAEYAPDRRRGFLGSWLEFGTLTGYAFGATIATVLTAVLSEDQLLSWGWRIPFLIALPIGLVGLYLRLRLEETPAFSNFVTAEGKQRKSAGQEFRTIFVRYWPAMLLCAGLVLAWNVTNYMLTSYMPTYLTDTLPGHGDDGVGETAAQVLQIVVLVLLMFVVTFLGRLSDRFGRRRIVLVGCVGLIVLSLPAVLLLRAGGDVATFAGLALMGLTLVCFSSTLPSTLPAMFPTHIRAGALSIAFNVSVSLFGGTTSTVMGALVAATGDLNWPAYYLIAAGIVGAVCIHFTRESAGRPLQGSPAIVSPDEPAASRR
- a CDS encoding DUF3040 domain-containing protein, which codes for MLSRNEQQQLRAIEQWFEISDPELTRSLREGRVRQWNLGRRLLCLVLMVTGVGLIGLGAVAGNVLLLFVGILSLTTGVCLRIGALRP
- a CDS encoding MFS transporter, encoding MIRALGNHNYRLWATADLVSVTGTWMQVLGLNWVVMSRTGSATSVGLSVLLSTLPALLIGPWAGAVADRFPPRRIILAGQSAHLVIALLLAFMVWRDMPLATIYGLTALAGVVGAFESPALGRFAGQVVPRHDLGNALALGSLVNSAGRVLGMSLAGVLAAAVGDALLFLLNAASFVAVLVTVLVIRTGELLPLAVAKAERAGVRAGLAYVRRSHLLVVLFLLGFVLSGLGRNYQVTMAAMAEGPLGSGAAGYGLLSSVFAVGTVIGGFVAARFRELTIPLLLGAAAVTSLLQTVSGFLPGMLGFGAVILPIAAGAVLIDTAKSTRLQLDSAEDMRGRVLSIDGAVAAAAGATGAPLLGWMCERLGASQALLIAGVVTLTATGVATFVLQRARRRVVEPELATSPA
- a CDS encoding SRPBCC family protein is translated as MPREFELRKEVVLAATPEQVWEAISTEAGNTAWFQPIENLDPGAANVLAWDPPKHLRVDADTHAFDYLIEARDGGTTVLRFVHSGVLDEDWSGEYEDQTGKGWDLYFHTLAAYFRHFAGARATYVEAEGPKVADERARALLRKELELGENPAVGDRARLSLDGDVVDAEVDYTRHGTLGLRTADGLVRFHLRDRIDLSIAVAHYVYDTEVDAARLTRAWEDWLNRVLG